A section of the Methanobrevibacter arboriphilus JCM 13429 = DSM 1125 genome encodes:
- a CDS encoding radical SAM protein, translating to MIYEKNVIMKKPLKVDIRFASVYPNVYKTAMSSLGYQIIYGMINERKDSWCERVVYPDARSIESNSPLKDFDIISFSLQYEQDYFNMLEMLKKAEIPLRRKDRKIKEDFDKKKSDYPLIIAGGPCATSNPLPISDFIDIFIIGEFEPILNDFLDLYKKLKHPIKQLESFLSLKGIYLPSIDNKVKRIIVEDMDHAYHVTNPIIAKAEKKEDEDSLPVFGNSILLNVSRGCARGCRFCMSGYLYRPLRETKLQKLFDVAEKARANTGLKKVSLIGAAVSDYSKIDELIKGLLDRGFQISTPSMRIESITTKSLNFLKKSGAKTITIAPESIYPLRKSINKNIPDEKIFKIIKKATELGLNLKLYFLIGLINETEEDIEELGLYIKKIHFLKDKNSIKFSINPLIPKPHTPMQWEGYDLKDIKSKIKYLKKELKGIDVKFDSPKMGLIQYVLSCKGREIGNILEKSLDLKIPIKEWEKHSKGYYNNSNSNNNIISNTNINNSISNNNININTNISNNTSNINKVLDKEKESSNNSNIMERVLGLETKLPWENIDIGLNKNFLREERKKIFNYEDTEWCQRASCYKCGSCK from the coding sequence ATGATATATGAAAAAAATGTAATTATGAAAAAGCCTTTGAAGGTTGATATTAGATTTGCATCAGTTTATCCCAATGTATATAAGACAGCAATGTCCTCTTTAGGATATCAAATAATATATGGAATGATAAATGAGAGAAAAGATAGTTGGTGTGAAAGAGTGGTTTATCCAGATGCAAGAAGCATTGAATCTAACAGTCCTCTTAAAGACTTTGATATAATTAGCTTTTCACTTCAATATGAACAAGACTATTTTAATATGTTAGAAATGCTTAAAAAAGCTGAAATTCCTCTAAGAAGAAAGGATAGAAAAATAAAAGAGGATTTTGATAAAAAAAAATCTGATTATCCATTAATTATAGCTGGAGGGCCCTGTGCAACTTCTAATCCACTGCCTATTTCTGATTTTATTGATATATTCATTATTGGAGAATTTGAACCTATATTAAATGACTTTTTAGATTTATATAAAAAGTTAAAACATCCAATTAAACAATTAGAATCTTTTTTATCTTTAAAAGGAATCTATCTCCCTTCAATAGATAATAAGGTAAAAAGAATCATTGTAGAAGATATGGATCATGCTTACCATGTAACCAATCCAATAATAGCAAAAGCTGAAAAAAAAGAAGATGAAGACTCTTTACCAGTTTTTGGTAATTCAATACTTCTTAATGTATCAAGAGGATGTGCAAGAGGATGTAGATTCTGTATGTCAGGATATTTATATCGTCCACTAAGAGAAACAAAACTTCAAAAGCTATTTGATGTTGCAGAAAAAGCTAGAGCTAATACAGGCTTGAAAAAAGTTTCATTAATTGGAGCAGCTGTTTCTGATTATTCAAAGATTGATGAATTGATAAAAGGATTGTTAGATAGAGGATTTCAAATTTCAACACCTTCTATGAGAATTGAATCTATAACTACAAAATCTCTTAATTTTTTGAAAAAAAGTGGTGCTAAAACAATTACAATAGCTCCAGAGTCTATTTATCCTCTTAGAAAATCTATTAATAAAAATATACCTGATGAGAAGATATTTAAAATTATTAAAAAAGCTACTGAGTTAGGGCTTAATTTAAAATTATATTTTTTAATAGGATTGATTAATGAAACAGAAGAAGATATTGAAGAATTAGGATTATATATTAAAAAAATACATTTTTTAAAAGACAAAAACTCTATAAAGTTTAGTATTAATCCTTTAATCCCTAAACCTCATACTCCAATGCAATGGGAAGGATATGATTTAAAAGATATTAAATCTAAGATAAAATATCTTAAAAAAGAATTAAAAGGGATTGATGTTAAATTTGATAGTCCAAAAATGGGATTAATACAATATGTTTTATCTTGTAAAGGAAGAGAAATAGGAAATATCCTAGAAAAATCTCTTGATTTAAAAATTCCAATCAAAGAATGGGAAAAACATAGCAAAGGATATTATAATAATAGTAATAGTAATAATAATATTATTAGTAATACTAATATTAATAATAGTATTAGTAATAATAATATTAATATTAATACTAATATTAGTAATAATACCAGTAATATAAATAAAGTATTAGATAAAGAAAAAGAGAGTAGTAATAATAGTAATATAATGGAGAGAGTGTTAGGGTTAGAAACTAAACTTCCTTGGGAAAATATAGATATTGGATTAAATAAAAACTTTCTAAGAGAAGAAAGAAAGAAAATATTTAACTATGAAGATACTGAATGGTGTCAAAGAGCATCATGTTATAAATGTGGTAGTTGTAAATAG
- a CDS encoding pyridoxal phosphate-dependent aminotransferase, whose translation MVKPAERLKSIELSQIRKMFEVCDDSAISLGIGEPDFDIPENVKIAINNALEEGFTHYTHNKGFLELREEISKKLRSDNKVNIDPNSILVTVGASEALYICAQGFFEKGDEILIPDPGFLSYKACVDISEATTIPVEAKISNDYKIKLEDVEEKISSKTKAFIMNSPSNPTGAVMDKKDIKAIADLATDHDFIIISDEIYEKIIYDKKHYSPKQFTDNAIIINGFSKTYAMTGLRIGYLAGEEEIIEELLKVHQYNTACAPSISQIGGYEALKGPQGYVKTMVKEFKRRKDLISKRLDDLNLECTPLEGAFYAFPQVENAKDYVKKALDVGVITVPGSGFGQTCECNVRMSYANSYENIEEAMNRLEKIK comes from the coding sequence ATGGTTAAACCAGCTGAAAGACTAAAATCAATTGAATTATCCCAAATAAGAAAAATGTTCGAAGTGTGTGATGACAGTGCCATTAGTTTAGGGATAGGAGAACCTGACTTTGATATTCCTGAAAATGTTAAAATAGCTATTAATAATGCACTTGAGGAAGGTTTTACTCACTATACACATAATAAAGGGTTTTTAGAATTACGAGAAGAAATATCAAAAAAACTAAGAAGTGATAATAAAGTAAATATAGATCCTAATTCCATATTAGTTACTGTAGGAGCAAGTGAAGCATTGTATATATGTGCACAAGGATTTTTTGAAAAAGGAGATGAAATATTAATTCCAGATCCTGGTTTTTTATCATATAAAGCCTGTGTAGATATTTCTGAAGCCACAACTATTCCTGTTGAAGCAAAAATTAGTAATGATTATAAAATTAAGCTTGAAGATGTAGAAGAAAAAATATCATCAAAAACTAAAGCATTCATAATGAATTCTCCTTCAAATCCAACAGGAGCAGTTATGGATAAAAAAGACATTAAAGCTATTGCTGATTTAGCTACTGATCATGATTTTATCATAATTAGTGATGAAATTTATGAAAAGATAATATATGATAAAAAACATTACTCTCCCAAACAATTTACTGATAATGCTATTATTATTAATGGTTTTTCTAAAACTTATGCAATGACTGGTCTTAGAATAGGTTATTTGGCTGGAGAAGAAGAAATAATTGAAGAGCTACTTAAAGTGCATCAATATAATACAGCTTGTGCTCCTTCAATTTCACAAATAGGTGGGTATGAAGCATTAAAAGGACCCCAAGGATATGTTAAAACCATGGTTAAAGAATTTAAAAGACGAAAAGATTTAATTTCAAAACGTTTAGATGATTTAAATCTAGAATGTACTCCTTTAGAAGGAGCATTTTATGCATTTCCCCAAGTAGAAAATGCTAAAGATTATGTTAAAAAAGCATTGGATGTTGGTGTTATCACTGTTCCTGGAAGTGGATTTGGTCAAACATGCGAATGTAATGTAAGAATGTCATATGCAAACTCTTATGAAAACATTGAAGAAGCTATGAATAGATTAGAGAAAATCAAATAA
- a CDS encoding cation diffusion facilitator family transporter, whose translation MEHFKRNKEGKKAATIGIAGNIFLTIFNITIGIISGSFALVAEGAHTLSDIATSVIAYVGFKIGQKPPDDEHPLGHGRAEAIAGLVIVIFLTLIAYEIISLAIEKLFFGSNISSPTYLAGIMALAGIIINIFMSRYIINVGKRINSPAIVADGKHQQMDILSCIAILISVILSQFGYTFLDPLVGLIIGIFVLKAAFEVGRDNINNIMGKLPSKELIDEIKEISNSINGVCGVHSIRVNYFGSYATLTLHVEVKPDLSLKKSHEIIHKVQDKLTEKIDIVQLVIAHACPYGEEYDHKEPLDKM comes from the coding sequence ATAGAACATTTTAAACGAAATAAAGAAGGAAAAAAAGCAGCTACAATAGGAATAGCTGGAAATATATTTTTAACAATTTTTAATATAACCATTGGAATAATTTCAGGTAGTTTTGCTCTTGTAGCTGAGGGAGCACATACACTATCAGACATAGCTACCTCAGTTATAGCTTATGTTGGTTTTAAAATAGGTCAAAAACCTCCTGATGATGAACATCCATTAGGACATGGAAGAGCTGAAGCAATAGCAGGTCTTGTTATAGTTATATTCTTAACATTAATAGCTTATGAAATAATAAGTTTAGCAATTGAAAAACTATTTTTCGGAAGTAATATATCCTCACCAACATATTTAGCAGGAATAATGGCATTAGCAGGGATAATAATTAATATATTTATGAGTAGGTATATTATAAACGTTGGAAAAAGAATAAACAGTCCTGCAATAGTGGCTGATGGTAAACATCAGCAAATGGATATATTATCATGTATAGCTATTCTAATTAGTGTTATCTTATCACAGTTTGGTTATACTTTTTTAGATCCATTAGTAGGATTAATTATAGGAATATTTGTATTGAAAGCTGCCTTTGAAGTTGGAAGAGATAATATAAATAACATAATGGGAAAATTACCATCAAAAGAATTGATTGATGAAATTAAAGAAATTTCTAATTCTATAAATGGAGTTTGTGGGGTTCACAGTATAAGAGTGAATTATTTTGGTTCATATGCAACACTAACACTACATGTTGAAGTTAAACCTGATTTATCATTGAAAAAATCACATGAGATAATACATAAAGTTCAAGATAAGCTAACAGAAAAAATAGATATAGTTCAACTAGTAATAGCACATGCCTGCCCATATGGAGAAGAATATGACCACAAAGAACCTCTTGATAAAATGTAA
- a CDS encoding CBS domain-containing protein, which translates to MLKNKKISEVMTKNVFTTNPDEDVVFAFEKLMKNKVSALPVLDEDGKMIGIVTASDLGYNLILDNYKLGTKVSSVMVKNVTSVSPEESLYDAICAMEENAPGGSIVNQLPVLENGNLVGIISDGDIIKALK; encoded by the coding sequence ATGTTAAAAAATAAAAAAATAAGTGAGGTAATGACTAAAAATGTTTTCACTACGAATCCTGATGAAGATGTTGTATTTGCATTTGAAAAATTAATGAAAAACAAGGTCAGTGCTCTTCCAGTTTTAGATGAAGATGGAAAGATGATTGGGATCGTTACAGCTTCAGATTTAGGATATAATTTGATATTAGACAATTATAAATTAGGAACAAAAGTTTCAAGTGTAATGGTTAAAAATGTAACTTCAGTAAGTCCTGAAGAATCTTTATATGATGCTATTTGTGCTATGGAAGAGAATGCTCCTGGTGGTAGCATTGTAAACCAGCTTCCTGTTTTAGAAAATGGTAACCTTGTTGGGATAATATCTGATGGAGATATTATAAAAGCTCTTAAATAA